The following proteins are co-located in the Palaemon carinicauda isolate YSFRI2023 chromosome 30, ASM3689809v2, whole genome shotgun sequence genome:
- the Pp2A-29B gene encoding serine/threonine-protein phosphatase 2A 65 kDa regulatory subunit A alpha isoform isoform X2, producing the protein MASSETTTDDSLYPIAVLIDELRNEDVQLRLNSIKKLSTIALALGVERTRSELIPFLTDTIYDEDEVLLALAEQLGTFTPLVGGPECVHCLLPPLESLATVEETVVRDKAVDSLRRICEEHNNEDLETHFVPLVKRLAVGDWFTSRTSACGLFSVCYTRLSIATKAELRSHFRSLCQDDTPMVRRAAASKLGEFARVVEVEYLKSDLIPMFVALAQDEQDSVRLLAVEACVSMAGLLQQEDTELLVMPTLRQAAEDKSWRVRYMVADRFIDLQKAVGPEITKTDLVPAFQSLLKDVEAEVRAAAAGKVRDFCQNLDTSVQESVIMNNILTCIKELVNDGNQHVKSALAGVIMGLSPILGKDNTINHLLPLFLSMLKDECPEVRLNIISNLDCVNEVIGIQQLSQSLLPAIVELAEDTKWRVRLAIIEYMPLLAGQLGVEFFNQSLAKLCMTWLVDHVYAIREAATNNLRKLVELFGAEWASQHVLPKINAMSRDGNYLHRMTCLHCINVIAEVCGKDVTTKTLLPTVLAMAGDNVPNVRFNVAKCLRIIGPHIEKEALHAQVKPVLERLNDDPDTDVKYFAAEAMEAMTPMFAAA; encoded by the exons TTACGGTTGAACTCCATCAAGAAGTTATCCACAATTGCCCTGGCATTGGGTGTTGAGCGAACTCGAAGCGAACTTATCCCTTTCCTCACAGACACCATATACGATGAGGACGAAGTCTTGTTGGCTTTGGCCGAGCAACTAGGCACATTTACCCCATTGGTTGGAGGGCCAGAATGTGTACATTGTCTTTTG CCTCCTCTCGAGTCCCTGGCCACAGTTGAAGAAACAGTTGTCCGCGACAAAGCCGTAGATTCCTTGCGAAGGATTTGTGAAGAACATAACAATGAAGATCTTGAAACACATTTTGTACCACTAGTAAAAAGATTAGCAGTTGGGGATTGGTTCACATCAAGAACATCTGCTTGTGGTCTCTTCTCAGTCTGCTATACAAGGCTATCGATAGCTACCAAAG CTGAACTACGGTCACACTTTAGATCCCTGTGCCAAGATGATACGCCAATGGTTCGTCGAGCTGCAGCTTCCAAATTAGGAGAATTTGCCCGAGTTGTAGAAGTGGAATACTTGAAATCTGATCTCATCCCAATGTTTGTTGCTCTGGCACAAGATGAACAG GATTCTGTCCGGTTACTTGCTGTCGAAGCCTGTGTTAGTATGGCTGGGCTCTTGCAACAGGAGGACACAGAGTTGCTAGTAATGCCCACCCTGAGACAAGCCGCGGAAGACAAATCTTGGAGGGTGCGTTACATGGTGGCAGACCGTTTTATCGACCTACAAAAAGCCGTTGGCCCCGAGATTACAAAGACAGATCTTGTTCCAGCATTCCAGAGTCTCTTGAAAGATGTTGAGGCTGAA GTTCGAGCAGCTGCGGCTGGAAAGGTTCGAGATTTCTGCCAAAATCTTGATACGTCGGTTCAAGAATctgttattatgaataatattttaacTTGCATTAAG GAACTAGTAAATGACGGTAACCAACACGTGAAGTCTGCACTAGCTGGAGTGATTATGGGATTGTCACCTATTTTAGGAAAAGATAACACAATCAACCATCTACTGCCCCTGTTCCTCTCCATGCTCAAAGACGAGTGCCCAGAAGTGAGACTGAACATCATTTCAAACCTAGACTGCGTTAATGAGGTCATTGGTATTCAGCAG CTTTCCCAGTCCCTATTGCCAGCAATTGTAGAATTAGCCGAGGACACAAAATGGCGAGTTCGATTGGCCATTATTGAGTACATGCCCCTATTAGCAGGCCAATTGGGGGTCGAGTTCTTCAATCAGTCTCTCGCAAAACTCTGCATGACGTGGCTTGTGGATCACG TATATGCAATCCGAGAAGCTGCGACCAACAACCTCCGTAAATTAGTAGAGCTGTTTGGAGCCGAGTGGGCCTCGCAACACGTCTTACCGAAGATCAATGCCATGTCTAGGGATGGCAATTACCTTCACCGAATGACTTGCCtacattgtataaat GTAATAGCCGAAGTATGCGGAAAGGACGTTACCACCAAGACCCTTCTTCCTACTGTTTTGGCCATGGCAGGAGATAACGTGCCGAACGTGAGATTCAACGTTGCTAAATGCCTTCGAATAATAGGTCCTCATATAGAAAAGGA AGCCCTCCATGCACAAGTCAAGCCAGTTTTGGAACGCCTGAATGATGATCCAGACACAGACGTTAAATACTTTGCTGCAGAGGCGATGGAAG
- the Pp2A-29B gene encoding serine/threonine-protein phosphatase 2A 65 kDa regulatory subunit A alpha isoform isoform X1 — protein MASSETTTDDSLYPIAVLIDELRNEDVQLRLNSIKKLSTIALALGVERTRSELIPFLTDTIYDEDEVLLALAEQLGTFTPLVGGPECVHCLLPPLESLATVEETVVRDKAVDSLRRICEEHNNEDLETHFVPLVKRLAVGDWFTSRTSACGLFSVCYTRLSIATKAELRSHFRSLCQDDTPMVRRAAASKLGEFARVVEVEYLKSDLIPMFVALAQDEQDSVRLLAVEACVSMAGLLQQEDTELLVMPTLRQAAEDKSWRVRYMVADRFIDLQKAVGPEITKTDLVPAFQSLLKDVEAEVRAAAAGKVRDFCQNLDTSVQESVIMNNILTCIKELVNDGNQHVKSALAGVIMGLSPILGKDNTINHLLPLFLSMLKDECPEVRLNIISNLDCVNEVIGIQQLSQSLLPAIVELAEDTKWRVRLAIIEYMPLLAGQLGVEFFNQSLAKLCMTWLVDHVYAIREAATNNLRKLVELFGAEWASQHVLPKINAMSRDGNYLHRMTCLHCINVCINVIAEVCGKDVTTKTLLPTVLAMAGDNVPNVRFNVAKCLRIIGPHIEKEALHAQVKPVLERLNDDPDTDVKYFAAEAMEAMTPMFAAA, from the exons TTACGGTTGAACTCCATCAAGAAGTTATCCACAATTGCCCTGGCATTGGGTGTTGAGCGAACTCGAAGCGAACTTATCCCTTTCCTCACAGACACCATATACGATGAGGACGAAGTCTTGTTGGCTTTGGCCGAGCAACTAGGCACATTTACCCCATTGGTTGGAGGGCCAGAATGTGTACATTGTCTTTTG CCTCCTCTCGAGTCCCTGGCCACAGTTGAAGAAACAGTTGTCCGCGACAAAGCCGTAGATTCCTTGCGAAGGATTTGTGAAGAACATAACAATGAAGATCTTGAAACACATTTTGTACCACTAGTAAAAAGATTAGCAGTTGGGGATTGGTTCACATCAAGAACATCTGCTTGTGGTCTCTTCTCAGTCTGCTATACAAGGCTATCGATAGCTACCAAAG CTGAACTACGGTCACACTTTAGATCCCTGTGCCAAGATGATACGCCAATGGTTCGTCGAGCTGCAGCTTCCAAATTAGGAGAATTTGCCCGAGTTGTAGAAGTGGAATACTTGAAATCTGATCTCATCCCAATGTTTGTTGCTCTGGCACAAGATGAACAG GATTCTGTCCGGTTACTTGCTGTCGAAGCCTGTGTTAGTATGGCTGGGCTCTTGCAACAGGAGGACACAGAGTTGCTAGTAATGCCCACCCTGAGACAAGCCGCGGAAGACAAATCTTGGAGGGTGCGTTACATGGTGGCAGACCGTTTTATCGACCTACAAAAAGCCGTTGGCCCCGAGATTACAAAGACAGATCTTGTTCCAGCATTCCAGAGTCTCTTGAAAGATGTTGAGGCTGAA GTTCGAGCAGCTGCGGCTGGAAAGGTTCGAGATTTCTGCCAAAATCTTGATACGTCGGTTCAAGAATctgttattatgaataatattttaacTTGCATTAAG GAACTAGTAAATGACGGTAACCAACACGTGAAGTCTGCACTAGCTGGAGTGATTATGGGATTGTCACCTATTTTAGGAAAAGATAACACAATCAACCATCTACTGCCCCTGTTCCTCTCCATGCTCAAAGACGAGTGCCCAGAAGTGAGACTGAACATCATTTCAAACCTAGACTGCGTTAATGAGGTCATTGGTATTCAGCAG CTTTCCCAGTCCCTATTGCCAGCAATTGTAGAATTAGCCGAGGACACAAAATGGCGAGTTCGATTGGCCATTATTGAGTACATGCCCCTATTAGCAGGCCAATTGGGGGTCGAGTTCTTCAATCAGTCTCTCGCAAAACTCTGCATGACGTGGCTTGTGGATCACG TATATGCAATCCGAGAAGCTGCGACCAACAACCTCCGTAAATTAGTAGAGCTGTTTGGAGCCGAGTGGGCCTCGCAACACGTCTTACCGAAGATCAATGCCATGTCTAGGGATGGCAATTACCTTCACCGAATGACTTGCCtacattgtataaatgtatgtataaat GTAATAGCCGAAGTATGCGGAAAGGACGTTACCACCAAGACCCTTCTTCCTACTGTTTTGGCCATGGCAGGAGATAACGTGCCGAACGTGAGATTCAACGTTGCTAAATGCCTTCGAATAATAGGTCCTCATATAGAAAAGGA AGCCCTCCATGCACAAGTCAAGCCAGTTTTGGAACGCCTGAATGATGATCCAGACACAGACGTTAAATACTTTGCTGCAGAGGCGATGGAAG